A genomic window from Streptomyces broussonetiae includes:
- a CDS encoding MCE family protein: MSVRRLGRLAAWTAAGSLLLTGCEFNGWYDVPLPGGAASDGHAYHVTVEFRDVLDLVPQSAVKVDDVTVGAVEKVELDGWHARVRLRIADSVKLPGNAVADLRQTSMLGEKYVALSAPAGTAPVGRLHDGDVIPLSRSGRNPEVEEVLSALSALLNGGGVAQLKTITVELNKALSGREDRVRSLLKQLDTFLGGLDGQRAEIVRALKGVDRLAKRLKNEKQTIALAVDTMPPALKALADQRKDLTRMLTSLSTLGKTGTRVVNASHDDTVADLKKLQPILQELNQAGDDLPNSLEILTTYPFPRNVTDAVKGDYVNLKITADLDLAALYGNVTGKPGKGGKSPAPGTPKLPGLPTPTPLPSVPPLPGTPTVPPVPPVPSAPAAPSTPSMPSDGSTLLCPPVCTAAYGNGGGSRRLPPGIDLGLAELMLKGIMP; the protein is encoded by the coding sequence ATGAGCGTAAGGCGCTTGGGGCGACTGGCCGCCTGGACGGCGGCCGGCTCGCTGCTGCTGACCGGCTGCGAGTTCAACGGCTGGTACGACGTCCCGCTCCCCGGCGGCGCCGCCTCGGACGGCCACGCCTACCACGTCACCGTCGAGTTCCGGGACGTCCTGGACCTGGTGCCGCAGTCGGCGGTCAAGGTCGACGACGTCACCGTGGGCGCGGTCGAGAAGGTGGAACTGGACGGCTGGCACGCGCGGGTACGGCTGCGCATCGCCGACTCGGTGAAACTGCCCGGCAACGCGGTCGCCGACCTGAGGCAGACGAGCATGCTCGGCGAGAAGTACGTCGCCCTGTCCGCGCCGGCCGGCACCGCGCCCGTCGGACGGCTCCACGACGGCGACGTCATCCCGCTGTCCCGCAGCGGCCGCAACCCGGAGGTCGAGGAGGTGCTGTCGGCCCTGTCGGCGCTCCTCAACGGCGGCGGGGTGGCCCAGCTGAAGACGATCACCGTCGAGCTGAACAAGGCCCTCAGCGGCCGCGAGGACCGGGTCAGGTCCCTGCTGAAGCAGCTCGACACGTTCCTCGGCGGCCTCGACGGCCAGCGGGCGGAGATCGTGCGCGCCCTCAAGGGCGTCGACCGGCTGGCGAAGCGGCTGAAGAACGAGAAGCAGACGATCGCCCTGGCCGTCGACACCATGCCGCCCGCGCTGAAGGCCCTCGCCGACCAGCGCAAGGACCTGACGAGGATGCTCACCTCCCTGTCCACACTCGGCAAGACCGGCACCAGGGTGGTGAACGCCTCCCACGACGACACCGTCGCCGACCTGAAGAAGCTCCAGCCCATCCTGCAGGAGCTGAACCAGGCGGGCGACGACCTGCCCAACTCCCTTGAGATCCTCACCACTTACCCGTTCCCGCGCAACGTGACGGACGCCGTCAAGGGCGACTACGTCAATCTGAAGATCACCGCCGATCTCGACCTGGCGGCCCTGTACGGCAACGTCACCGGCAAGCCGGGCAAGGGCGGGAAGTCCCCGGCCCCCGGGACCCCGAAGCTCCCCGGCCTGCCCACTCCCACCCCTCTCCCGTCCGTCCCGCCCCTGCCGGGCACCCCGACCGTCCCACCCGTGCCTCCCGTGCCCTCCGCACCCGCCGCGCCCTCGACGCCGTCCATGCCCTCCGACGGCAGCACCCTGCTGTGCCCGCCCGTGTGCACCGCGGCCTACGGCAACGGGGGCGGCTCGCGTCGTCTCCCGCCCGGGATCGATCTCGGCCTCGCCGAGCTGATGCTGAAGGGGATCATGCCGTGA
- a CDS encoding MCE family protein, which translates to MRLRLYGIAFLAVLALLLSLAVAVYQQAFTSVVPITLQAGTLGNQLDPRADVKLRGRLVGEVREVHADGTKATLDIALDPRYVPYIPSDVHARLLPKTLFGEKYVDLVPPPHSARSSARPIRAGDVITQDRTKVGIEVQQLMNDLLPLLRTVQPGELNATLSAFATALEGRGDRIGDNLTRVEGYLRRLNPHMPSLKEDISRFADVAEVYGDAAPDLIRILRNTVTTSRTIVDKKDQLAAALRSTASVADTANGFLSENGDRLITLGRVSRPTLELFARYSPEYPCLLTGLVRQEKASEDAFRGGEMRITLEVVRPQGAYQPGEEPVYGERSGPNCRGLPHPQVPGPKPHLDDGTSAGGSSGALPGGVNVSATRAEQRAVGSLVAPVLDVPADQVPPVATLLFGPLARGTAVSVA; encoded by the coding sequence ATGAGACTCAGGCTGTACGGCATCGCCTTCCTCGCCGTGCTCGCGCTGCTGCTGTCGCTCGCGGTGGCCGTCTACCAGCAGGCGTTCACGTCCGTCGTGCCCATCACCCTTCAGGCCGGCACCCTCGGCAACCAGCTCGATCCACGCGCGGACGTCAAGCTGCGCGGGCGGCTGGTCGGCGAGGTGCGCGAGGTGCACGCGGACGGCACGAAGGCCACGCTCGACATCGCGCTCGATCCCCGGTACGTCCCGTACATCCCCTCGGACGTGCACGCCCGCCTGCTGCCCAAGACGCTGTTCGGCGAGAAGTACGTCGACCTGGTCCCGCCCCCGCACTCTGCGCGGTCGTCGGCTCGGCCCATCCGCGCCGGAGACGTCATCACCCAGGACCGCACGAAGGTCGGCATCGAGGTGCAGCAGCTGATGAACGACCTGCTGCCGCTGCTGCGCACGGTCCAGCCGGGGGAACTCAACGCCACGCTCTCGGCGTTCGCCACCGCGCTGGAGGGCCGCGGCGACCGGATCGGGGACAACCTCACCCGCGTCGAGGGGTATCTGCGCCGTCTCAACCCGCACATGCCCTCCCTCAAGGAGGACATCTCGCGGTTCGCGGACGTCGCCGAGGTGTACGGCGACGCCGCGCCCGACCTGATACGCATCCTGCGCAACACGGTCACCACCAGCCGCACGATCGTCGACAAGAAGGACCAGCTGGCCGCCGCGCTCCGCTCCACCGCTTCCGTGGCGGACACGGCGAACGGCTTCCTGTCCGAGAACGGCGACCGGCTGATCACGCTGGGCCGGGTCTCCCGCCCCACGCTGGAGCTGTTCGCCCGCTACTCCCCCGAGTACCCATGCCTGCTGACGGGCCTGGTCCGGCAGGAGAAGGCCTCGGAGGACGCGTTCCGGGGCGGCGAGATGCGGATCACCCTCGAAGTCGTCCGGCCGCAAGGGGCGTACCAGCCCGGTGAGGAGCCGGTGTACGGCGAGCGGTCCGGCCCCAACTGCCGTGGCCTGCCGCATCCTCAGGTGCCCGGCCCGAAACCTCATCTCGACGACGGTACGTCGGCCGGAGGTTCCTCCGGCGCACTCCCCGGAGGTGTCAACGTGTCCGCCACCCGGGCCGAGCAGCGGGCCGTCGGCTCACTCGTGGCCCCCGTCCTGGACGTCCCCGCCGACCAGGTGCCGCCCGTCGCGACCCTGCTGTTCGGTCCGCTCGCGCGCGGAACGGCGGTGAGTGTCGCATGA
- a CDS encoding MCE family protein gives MSRSGARQAAAPLVKFSLFALVTITATALLAATIVNISFTPTDTYHAVFTDVTGLETGDDIRVAGVRVGEVEGIRIKDRTLAEVTFTVGADRPLLAGTHAVVRYRNLVGQRYIALTEGPGDVTARLRPGGTIPLSRTQPALDLNALLNGFKPLFAALSPSDVNQLATEIVQTLQGEGGTVNSLLAHTASLTTTLADRDQLIGSVIDNLNTVLDTLDKRGSRFSDLLTQLRRVISGLSADRKPIGESLVSIGDLTDVTSGLLKDARPPLKGDIAGLGELTGTLDKNEHTVEGVLQRLPNKLNALTGTASYGSWFNFYLCDFDGRVVLPETKQVITPDLHVARARCGG, from the coding sequence ATGAGCAGGTCAGGAGCCCGGCAGGCCGCCGCCCCGCTGGTCAAGTTCAGCCTGTTCGCGCTGGTCACGATCACGGCGACGGCGCTGCTCGCCGCCACCATCGTCAACATCTCCTTCACCCCGACGGACACCTACCACGCCGTGTTCACCGACGTCACCGGGCTGGAGACCGGCGACGACATCCGCGTGGCCGGAGTGCGGGTGGGAGAGGTCGAGGGCATCCGGATCAAGGACCGGACCCTGGCGGAGGTCACGTTCACCGTCGGCGCGGACCGGCCGCTGCTCGCGGGGACCCACGCGGTCGTGCGCTACCGCAACCTGGTCGGGCAGCGGTACATCGCGCTCACCGAGGGCCCCGGCGACGTCACCGCCCGGCTTCGGCCCGGCGGCACCATCCCGCTGTCCCGGACCCAGCCGGCGCTGGACCTCAACGCCCTGCTGAACGGCTTCAAGCCGCTGTTCGCCGCGCTCAGCCCGAGCGACGTCAACCAGCTCGCCACCGAGATCGTCCAGACCCTCCAGGGCGAGGGCGGGACGGTCAACAGCCTCCTCGCGCACACCGCCTCGCTCACCACCACCCTCGCCGACCGCGACCAGCTGATCGGCTCGGTGATCGACAACCTCAACACCGTCCTGGACACGCTCGACAAGCGCGGCTCCCGCTTCTCGGACCTGCTCACGCAGTTGCGGCGGGTGATCTCGGGCCTGTCGGCCGACCGCAAGCCCATCGGGGAGTCGCTGGTGAGCATCGGCGACCTCACCGACGTCACGTCGGGGCTGCTGAAGGACGCGCGTCCGCCGCTGAAGGGCGACATCGCCGGGCTCGGCGAGCTCACCGGAACACTGGACAAGAACGAGCACACCGTGGAGGGCGTCCTGCAACGGCTGCCGAACAAGCTCAACGCGCTGACCGGGACGGCGTCCTACGGATCCTGGTTCAACTTCTACCTCTGCGACTTCGACGGCCGGGTCGTGCTGCCGGAGACCAAGCAGGTGATCACCCCGGACCTACATGTGGCGCGGGCGAGGTGTGGCGGATGA
- a CDS encoding MCE family protein — MTRRLLALFTALAIVAGLAVVLWPGPGPVHVTAYFPRTVGIYPGSDVRVLGVRIGEVGKITPEGDRVRVELEYDRGRKVPAGAQAAIVNSSVVSDRYVQLLPVYRKGAEMRDGDVIPESRTAVPVELDRIFDSLHTTAEALGPNGANKQGSLSRLLGVSADNLRGQGQNLNQAVDDLSQAATTLSDGRGDLFGTVRNLQVFTAALAADDSSVRSFDTDLADVAGQLAGERKDLAAALKYLAAALGDVAGFVKGNKKALTTDVQGLAKVTNVLVTQRAALQELLTVAPTGLSNLQNAYNPAAGTLDTRNNAQTPQDPASLLCSILRTTGDDHDNCAGLKKLFDSLPEVPSAPASTGTVDKTLGGILGAPA, encoded by the coding sequence ATGACCCGCAGACTCCTGGCCCTGTTCACCGCGCTCGCCATCGTCGCCGGCCTCGCCGTCGTCCTCTGGCCGGGCCCCGGCCCCGTCCACGTCACGGCGTACTTCCCGCGCACCGTCGGCATCTACCCCGGCTCCGACGTCCGCGTCCTCGGCGTCCGCATCGGCGAGGTCGGGAAGATCACGCCGGAGGGCGACCGGGTCCGGGTGGAGCTGGAGTACGACCGGGGGCGCAAGGTCCCCGCCGGCGCACAGGCCGCCATCGTCAACTCCTCGGTGGTCAGCGACCGTTACGTGCAGCTGCTGCCGGTGTACCGCAAGGGCGCGGAAATGCGGGACGGAGACGTGATCCCCGAGTCCCGTACGGCCGTCCCCGTCGAGCTGGACCGGATCTTCGACAGCCTGCACACCACCGCCGAGGCGCTGGGTCCGAACGGCGCCAACAAGCAGGGCTCGCTGTCCCGGCTGCTCGGTGTGAGCGCGGACAACCTCCGGGGGCAGGGCCAGAACCTCAACCAGGCGGTGGACGACCTGTCCCAGGCGGCCACCACGCTGTCCGACGGGCGCGGCGACCTGTTCGGGACCGTACGGAACCTTCAGGTGTTCACGGCCGCGCTGGCGGCGGACGACAGCAGTGTGCGGTCGTTCGACACCGACCTCGCCGACGTGGCCGGACAGCTGGCCGGCGAGCGCAAGGATCTCGCCGCAGCGCTGAAGTACCTGGCCGCCGCACTCGGTGACGTGGCCGGCTTCGTGAAGGGCAACAAGAAGGCGCTGACCACGGACGTGCAGGGCCTGGCCAAGGTCACCAACGTCCTCGTCACCCAACGGGCCGCGCTTCAGGAGCTGTTGACCGTTGCCCCCACGGGCCTGTCGAACCTGCAGAACGCCTACAATCCCGCCGCCGGCACCCTCGACACCCGCAACAACGCGCAAACCCCTCAGGATCCGGCATCGCTGCTCTGCTCGATCCTGAGGACGACCGGTGACGACCACGACAACTGCGCCGGGCTGAAGAAGCTCTTCGACTCCCTGCCCGAAGTGCCGTCGGCCCCGGCGTCGACGGGCACGGTCGACAAGACCCTCGGCGGAATCCTGGGGGCACCGGCATGA
- a CDS encoding urea amidolyase associated protein UAAP1 has product MTTTENSTAVPQHGRYATGQAPARARDLHLTDSVLSARDDARAQGGQAGAWMPYLPASDSPYCPPGVDAAALVWAETVAPGGYTHKVLARGTRLRFDDPSGDACAHVLLFNALEPVERLNVADTQKVPWQAYPGLNHPLLSGDGRVLAVVSADSSGRHDAFCGTTTDAWNERKYGDARPEGPSPSGRGLFLKAAAKHGLSRRDLPPSLSFFQGVRVEPDGTLAWHGSAGAGTHVELVAEMPLLVLVANVAHPLDPRPGYVVGPLRVHAWRGAPTGPGEPRFTATPELHRAYLNTVDYCEARGL; this is encoded by the coding sequence ATGACCACCACCGAGAACTCGACGGCCGTACCGCAGCACGGCCGCTACGCGACCGGGCAGGCTCCCGCCCGCGCCCGTGATCTGCACCTGACCGACAGCGTCCTGAGCGCCCGCGACGACGCCCGCGCCCAGGGCGGGCAGGCCGGCGCATGGATGCCGTACCTTCCGGCGTCGGACAGCCCCTACTGCCCGCCGGGTGTGGACGCCGCCGCCCTGGTGTGGGCGGAGACGGTGGCGCCCGGCGGCTACACGCACAAGGTCCTTGCCCGCGGTACGCGGCTGCGCTTCGACGATCCGAGCGGTGACGCCTGCGCCCACGTGCTGCTGTTCAACGCCCTGGAGCCGGTGGAGCGGCTGAACGTCGCCGACACCCAGAAGGTGCCGTGGCAGGCGTATCCGGGCCTGAACCATCCGCTGCTCTCCGGCGACGGCCGGGTCCTGGCCGTGGTCAGCGCTGACTCCTCCGGCCGGCACGACGCCTTCTGCGGCACCACCACCGACGCCTGGAACGAGCGCAAGTACGGTGACGCCCGCCCCGAGGGGCCGTCGCCGTCCGGCCGCGGGCTCTTCCTCAAGGCGGCCGCCAAGCACGGTCTGAGCCGGCGCGACCTGCCGCCCAGTCTCTCCTTCTTCCAGGGCGTGCGCGTCGAGCCGGACGGCACCCTGGCCTGGCACGGCAGCGCGGGGGCGGGCACGCATGTCGAACTCGTCGCGGAGATGCCCCTGCTGGTGCTGGTCGCGAATGTCGCCCACCCACTGGATCCTCGTCCCGGCTATGTAGTCGGCCCACTGCGGGTGCACGCCTGGCGTGGTGCCCCGACCGGCCCCGGCGAGCCGCGGTTCACGGCGACTCCGGAACTGCACCGGGCGTACCTCAACACCGTCGACTACTGCGAAGCCCGGGGGCTGTGA
- a CDS encoding amino acid permease has translation MGRPELPLAQDPGGGGTTGHAHFGYPQELRRGVGSFASFAAGFSFVSILTTVFQLFGLGFGLGGAAFFWTWPLVFAGQLLVALCFAELAARWPVSGAIYQWSSRLTGTTTGWFVGWIMIIGQVLTVAAAAIAAQAVLPGIWSGFQIVGGPGADPSVASPTGAQNAVLLGCVLLVITTVVNILGIRQMAAATSFGVTVEIIGVLALVLILFFLPERGPQVVAHPTGWAGHGGYFGAFLASSLMAAYVMVGFDSAGELAEETHSPRRTTPRTILRALTTSGVGGALLILSGLMAARGLTDGKLAAGGLSWVLTDRLGGVLGRLLLCCVAVAVFACTLAVQTSGARMMYSMAREGALPFHRHLGKVSARTGTPISTSIVVGVGAAIALVVNIRQPAIFTALSSLCIALLYLAYLGVTVPLLVTRIRRRGSGGLPTGVDETGRPLFSLGRWGVAVNTLAVLYQAGMTVNLIWPRAEIYDLTGGTWWLRWSAPLFIGLSLAAGAVYFLARRLHRRIELRHVPHTHIEPPLDAQAVVEPA, from the coding sequence ATGGGCCGGCCCGAACTCCCCCTTGCGCAGGACCCTGGCGGCGGTGGCACGACCGGCCACGCCCACTTCGGCTACCCGCAGGAACTCCGCCGCGGCGTAGGCAGCTTCGCGTCGTTCGCCGCGGGCTTCTCCTTCGTGTCGATCCTCACCACCGTCTTCCAGCTGTTCGGCTTGGGCTTCGGTCTCGGCGGCGCGGCGTTCTTCTGGACCTGGCCGCTGGTCTTTGCGGGCCAACTCCTCGTCGCGCTCTGTTTCGCCGAACTGGCCGCACGCTGGCCCGTATCCGGGGCGATCTACCAGTGGTCGAGCCGACTGACCGGCACCACGACGGGGTGGTTCGTCGGCTGGATCATGATCATCGGGCAGGTACTCACGGTCGCGGCGGCCGCGATCGCGGCGCAGGCGGTGCTGCCCGGTATCTGGTCCGGTTTCCAGATCGTCGGCGGCCCGGGTGCCGATCCATCGGTCGCCTCCCCGACCGGCGCGCAGAACGCAGTCCTGCTGGGATGCGTTCTGCTGGTGATCACGACGGTGGTGAACATCCTGGGAATCCGCCAGATGGCCGCCGCCACCAGCTTCGGCGTCACGGTCGAGATCATCGGCGTGCTCGCGCTGGTGCTGATCCTCTTCTTCCTGCCCGAGCGGGGTCCGCAGGTGGTGGCCCACCCCACCGGCTGGGCCGGCCACGGCGGCTACTTCGGGGCCTTCCTCGCGTCCTCACTGATGGCGGCGTACGTGATGGTCGGCTTCGACTCGGCCGGCGAGCTGGCGGAGGAGACCCACAGTCCGCGCCGAACCACTCCCCGGACCATCCTGCGGGCCTTGACCACCTCGGGTGTCGGCGGCGCCTTGCTGATCCTGTCGGGGCTGATGGCGGCGCGCGGCCTGACCGACGGAAAGCTGGCAGCCGGTGGTCTGTCCTGGGTGCTCACCGACCGGCTCGGCGGGGTTCTGGGCCGCCTGCTGCTGTGCTGCGTGGCGGTCGCAGTGTTCGCGTGCACCCTGGCCGTGCAGACCTCCGGGGCGCGGATGATGTACTCCATGGCGCGCGAAGGCGCCCTGCCCTTCCACCGGCACCTCGGCAAGGTCTCGGCCCGCACCGGTACGCCGATCAGCACGTCGATCGTGGTGGGCGTCGGCGCCGCGATCGCGCTCGTGGTCAACATCCGCCAGCCGGCGATCTTCACCGCCCTGTCCAGTCTCTGCATCGCCCTGCTGTACCTGGCCTATCTGGGCGTGACGGTGCCCCTGCTGGTGACCCGGATCCGGCGAAGGGGCAGCGGCGGGCTGCCGACGGGCGTCGACGAGACCGGCCGGCCCCTGTTCTCGCTGGGCCGGTGGGGAGTGGCGGTCAACACGCTCGCCGTGCTCTACCAGGCCGGCATGACGGTCAATCTGATCTGGCCCCGTGCGGAGATCTACGACCTCACCGGCGGCACCTGGTGGCTGCGGTGGAGCGCCCCGCTGTTCATCGGGCTCAGCCTCGCCGCCGGTGCCGTTTACTTCCTCGCCCGCCGGCTGCACCGCCGTATCGAGCTGAGGCACGTACCGCACACGCACATCGAGCCGCCCCTGGACGCGCAGGCCGTAGTCGAGCCCGCCTGA
- a CDS encoding MCE family protein, producing MITRTVRAQLLAFATVTALGVSYVGARYTGLVDDLLHRGYTVRADFAESGGVFPGAEVTYRGVPVGRVGDLRLTGSGVSVALKIEDGAPRIPADTLAVVADRSAVGEQYVDLQPRRSGGPYLMDGSPIPRSRTRTPLPVTDLVLSLDRLVNSVGKDDLRVTVDELGKAFAGTGPNLSRLVDSGNALVESASASLPQTVSLIEDSRKVLKTQADQGSAIKSFSRDLARLTEQLKSSDGDLRRLIGNTAPADQQLDSLLKSIRPHVPVLLANLISGGQITLARLPGVQQALVTLPLTVAGSYTVIPGDGTTHFGLTVNADDPPACTQGYGTQRRAPADTSTRPANTGARCTAPRGSKTSVRGAQNAPGPAGGRYSADQAAFVAPYDPETGTVTGPDAAPVEIGSTGGEQTVFGKESWQWLLVGPMA from the coding sequence GTGATCACACGTACGGTCAGGGCCCAGCTGCTCGCCTTCGCGACCGTCACCGCCCTCGGGGTGTCGTACGTCGGCGCCCGGTACACGGGCCTCGTGGACGACCTCCTGCACCGCGGGTACACCGTGCGCGCCGACTTCGCCGAGTCCGGAGGCGTCTTCCCCGGCGCCGAGGTCACCTACCGGGGCGTGCCGGTGGGCCGCGTGGGCGATCTGCGGCTGACCGGGTCCGGGGTCTCGGTGGCGCTCAAGATCGAGGACGGCGCCCCGAGGATCCCGGCCGACACGCTCGCGGTGGTCGCCGACCGTTCAGCGGTGGGCGAGCAGTACGTCGACCTCCAGCCGCGGCGGTCGGGCGGGCCGTACCTCATGGACGGCAGCCCGATCCCGCGCAGCCGCACCCGGACCCCGCTGCCGGTCACCGACCTGGTCCTCAGCCTCGACCGGCTGGTGAACTCGGTCGGCAAGGACGATCTGCGGGTCACCGTGGACGAGTTGGGCAAGGCCTTCGCCGGCACCGGACCGAACCTGAGCCGGCTGGTGGACTCCGGCAACGCGCTGGTGGAATCGGCATCCGCGTCGCTCCCCCAGACGGTCTCGCTGATCGAGGACTCGCGGAAGGTGCTCAAGACACAGGCCGACCAGGGCTCGGCCATCAAGTCGTTCTCCCGCGACCTGGCCAGGCTCACCGAGCAGCTGAAGTCGAGCGACGGCGATCTGCGCAGGCTGATCGGCAACACCGCGCCCGCCGACCAGCAGCTGGACTCCCTGCTGAAGTCCATCCGGCCGCACGTGCCGGTCCTGCTGGCCAACCTCATCAGCGGCGGCCAGATCACCCTGGCCCGGCTGCCCGGCGTCCAACAGGCCCTGGTCACGCTCCCGCTCACGGTCGCGGGCAGCTACACGGTCATCCCCGGCGACGGCACCACCCACTTCGGGCTGACCGTGAACGCCGACGACCCGCCCGCGTGCACCCAGGGCTACGGCACCCAGCGGCGCGCCCCCGCCGACACCAGCACACGCCCGGCGAACACCGGCGCGCGCTGCACGGCACCGCGCGGCAGCAAGACCTCGGTGCGCGGTGCCCAGAACGCCCCCGGCCCGGCCGGCGGCCGGTACAGCGCCGACCAGGCCGCGTTCGTGGCCCCGTACGACCCGGAGACCGGCACCGTGACCGGCCCGGACGCAGCGCCCGTCGAGATCGGCTCGACGGGCGGCGAACAGACCGTGTTCGGAAAGGAGTCGTGGCAATGGCTGCTCGTGGGACCGATGGCATGA
- a CDS encoding MCE family protein, with the protein MRLRVPRRRRRPEPLVKVRVLPPKLPKIPRLLPKREPRPQPLVKVRVLPPKLPTIRLKRPRLKPFRERNPVVVGAVGLTVLALLTFAAFNADSLPLIGGGDTYSAAFSEAGGLKPGDEVRIAGVKVGKVEGVDLDGDHVKVTFKVKGHPGFGTDTGAAIRVKTILGAKYLALYPKGPGQLKPGSGIPLGRTVSAYDVVQAFSDLTTTTEAVDTDRLAKALDTLSLTFQDSPEEVRASIKGLSRISRTVVSRDQALRGLLDHANGVTKVLAEHTKDFSALVKDGDALFKEIDDRRAAIHTLLKSSALLGIELSGLVDDNSKEIGPALKNLGTFLKMLERNQASLDRSVQLLAPYVRLFTNTLGNGRWFDSYVQNLVAAPVTPRTGGTR; encoded by the coding sequence ATGAGACTGCGTGTCCCAAGGCGGAGGCGCCGTCCCGAGCCGCTGGTGAAGGTACGGGTCCTGCCACCGAAGCTGCCGAAAATCCCCCGGCTGCTGCCCAAGCGGGAGCCCCGCCCCCAGCCCTTGGTCAAGGTACGCGTCCTGCCGCCGAAGCTGCCCACGATCCGGCTGAAGCGGCCACGCCTGAAGCCCTTCCGTGAGCGGAACCCGGTCGTCGTGGGCGCCGTCGGCCTCACCGTCCTCGCGCTGCTCACGTTCGCCGCGTTCAACGCCGACAGCCTGCCGCTGATCGGCGGCGGCGACACGTACAGCGCGGCCTTCTCCGAGGCCGGCGGGCTCAAGCCGGGCGACGAGGTACGGATCGCCGGGGTCAAGGTCGGCAAGGTCGAGGGCGTCGACCTGGACGGCGACCACGTCAAGGTCACCTTCAAGGTGAAGGGCCACCCCGGGTTCGGCACCGACACGGGCGCGGCGATCCGCGTCAAGACCATCCTCGGCGCGAAGTACCTGGCCCTGTACCCGAAGGGGCCCGGCCAGTTGAAGCCGGGCAGCGGGATCCCGCTCGGCCGGACCGTGTCGGCGTACGACGTCGTCCAGGCCTTCAGCGACCTGACGACCACCACCGAGGCGGTCGACACGGACCGGCTCGCGAAGGCGCTGGACACCCTCTCCCTCACCTTCCAGGACTCCCCCGAAGAGGTACGGGCGTCGATCAAGGGACTGTCACGGATCTCCCGGACCGTCGTCTCCCGTGACCAGGCCCTGCGCGGGCTCCTCGACCATGCGAACGGGGTCACCAAGGTGCTGGCCGAGCATACGAAGGACTTCTCCGCGCTGGTGAAGGACGGTGACGCGCTGTTCAAGGAGATCGACGACCGGCGCGCGGCGATCCACACACTGCTGAAGAGTTCCGCGCTGCTGGGAATCGAGCTGTCCGGCCTGGTCGACGACAACAGCAAGGAGATCGGGCCCGCGCTGAAGAACCTCGGCACCTTCCTGAAGATGCTCGAACGCAACCAGGCGAGCCTCGACCGCAGCGTCCAGCTCCTCGCCCCCTACGTGCGGCTCTTCACCAACACCCTCGGAAACGGCCGCTGGTTCGACTCCTACGTCCAGAACCTCGTCGCCGCCCCGGTCACACCGCGGACGGGAGGCACCCGATGA
- a CDS encoding MlaE family ABC transporter permease produces the protein MRPQKVLDRPLRSLEELGAQLSFYGRSLAWTGRTLRRYKKEVLRLLAEVSFGRGALAVVGGTVGVIAFLSFFTGTEVGLQGYAALNQLGTSNFVAFLSAYFNTREIAPLVAGLALSATVGAGFTAQLGAMRISEETDALEVMGVPSLPFLVTTRMIAGFVAVIPLYVIGLLSSYLAARTITTGYYGQSTGTYDHYFHQYLPPVDVFWSFGKVIVFAVLIILVHCYYGYHASGGPAGVGVAVGRAVRTSIVAVNVLDFFLSLAIWGATTTVRIAG, from the coding sequence ATGAGACCTCAAAAAGTCCTCGATCGCCCCTTGCGCTCACTCGAAGAGCTGGGCGCCCAACTGTCCTTCTACGGACGCTCCTTGGCCTGGACGGGCCGCACCCTGCGCCGCTACAAGAAGGAGGTGCTGCGGCTGCTCGCCGAGGTGAGCTTCGGGCGCGGCGCACTCGCCGTCGTCGGCGGCACGGTCGGCGTGATCGCGTTCCTGTCCTTCTTCACCGGCACCGAGGTCGGCCTCCAAGGCTACGCGGCCCTCAACCAGCTCGGCACCTCCAACTTCGTGGCGTTCCTGTCGGCGTACTTCAACACCCGGGAGATCGCCCCGCTGGTGGCCGGGCTCGCTCTGTCCGCGACGGTCGGCGCCGGGTTCACCGCGCAGCTCGGTGCGATGCGGATCAGTGAGGAGACCGACGCGCTGGAGGTGATGGGCGTCCCGTCGCTGCCGTTCCTGGTGACGACGAGGATGATCGCCGGCTTCGTCGCGGTGATCCCGCTGTACGTGATCGGGCTGCTGTCCTCGTACCTGGCCGCCCGCACCATCACCACCGGCTACTACGGGCAGTCGACGGGCACGTACGACCACTACTTCCACCAGTACCTGCCGCCCGTCGACGTGTTCTGGTCCTTCGGCAAGGTGATCGTCTTCGCCGTGCTGATCATCCTGGTGCACTGCTACTACGGCTACCACGCGAGCGGCGGCCCGGCGGGCGTGGGCGTCGCGGTGGGCCGTGCGGTGCGGACCTCGATCGTCGCCGTCAACGTCCTGGACTTCTTCCTGAGCCTCGCGATCTGGGGCGCCACCACGACCGTACGGATAGCGGGGTGA